The Micromonas commoda chromosome 16, complete sequence genome has a window encoding:
- a CDS encoding predicted protein — protein MKEDSRAPKRARRSVRLSGWAQSSDRAQTRSTVVDISHLDGAVLGLVLSKLREAQDICNAMRTCRAMAEAGRSRMVWRELSLRLEEEKTLDEMEARHGGAREAFKLLARDPVKRFRFIKRIPTLGLNASDDDLSPGERRAAVHGGFSFVPPTEGQAETNRAGLADYNSFGVREFVFPRVGRDERLWLCEDRLTGEAKAVKVVMMGDKPNEGLPCRKLREVANLRALRNAPGIASPEMTLTTTAPLPLPHSPAYRPGEPKLLLVHHHFPCNMRAQWTRMCGDPGDDGYAASCRPPRAWTDPNSATLTRERTRTVMRQVLRALEHAHSRGICHRNLHSGHLLLDPTADGGVGRVAIASWSSSRRLQTPPAPVSPLRTCTVPYNVAPEGLLHHETIEDEYADENQPDLDDGYGDGETYGPEVDVWSAGCIFAELRLGHSLFNKFSYAQGARTLDQLLSIFKVFGTPRAATWDDVDHLEGWSGDSYPRWMPRSLLDVFPDGSIGPLSADLLWRLMALDPRKRITARQALRHPYFTAPIDADASGFVRGANRTAPGVVHAVARGTKRPIRKRRAREGTNDADDDADANRERAKDRGRERADDEEKECNEDEEADAGRWTREVGAAAEAESPSDKTDAAIRKELVKLGLPLGSSVVGRYVIDFTSPLTRQRWAFGIIVGYDKGENMYTVECADTPTVRLSFTEEDVIRHLLI, from the coding sequence ATGAAGGAGGAttcgagggcgccgaagcgagcgcgacgcagcGTCAGACTGAGCGGATGGGCCCAGTCATCCGACCGGGCGCAGACGCGTTCCACCGTGGTGGACATATCCCACCTGGACGGGGCAGTCTTGGGGCTCGTCTTGTCGAAACTACGTGAAGCGCAGGACATCTGCAACGCAATGCGCACGTGCAGGGCGATGGCTGAAGCTGGTCGATCGAGAATGGTCTGGAGGGAGCTCAGCCTGAGGCTGGAGGAAGAGAAGACGCTGGACGAGATGGAGGCCAGGCACGGGGGCGCCAGGGAGGCGTTCAAGCTGCTCGCGAGGGACCCTGTGAAGAGGTTCAGATTCATAAAGCGAATCCCCACCCTGGGCCTGAacgcctcggacgacgaccttTCGCCCGGGGAGAGACGCGCGGCCGTGCACGGGGGCTTCTCATTCGTTCCGCCCACGGAGGGTCAGGCGGAAACCAATCGCGCGGGCCTGGCGGACTACAACTCCTTCGGCGTCAGGGAGTTTGTGTTCCCTCGCGTGGGTAGGGACGAGAGACTTTGGCTGTGCGAGGACAGGCTGACGGGCGAGGCGAAGGCCGTGAAGGTGGTCATGATGGGCGACAAACCGAACGAGGGCTTACCCTGCAGGAAGTTGAGGGAGGTGGCCAACCTGCGTGCGCTGAGGAACGCGCCGGGaatcgcgtcgcccgagaTGACGCTGACGACGACCGCCCCGCTCCCCCTGCCCCACTCTCCCGCGTACAGGCCGGGCGAGCCGAAGCTGCTCCTGGTGCACCACCACTTTCCGTGTAACATGAGGGCGCAGTGGACGCGGATGTGCGGGgatcccggcgacgacggatacgcggcgtcgtgcaggCCCCCCCGGGCGTGGACGGATCCGAACTCGGCGACGCTCACCCGGgagcggacgaggacggtgaTGCGACAGGTTCTGCGCGCCCTCGAGCACGCGCACTCGCGCGGCATATGCCACCGCAACCTCCACTCCGGCCACCTGCTGCTGGACCCCACGGcggacgggggcgtcggccgggtcgccatcgcgagctGGTCGTCGAGCCGCCGGCTCCAGACGCCACCCGCACCAGTTTCGCCGCTTCGAACGTGCACTGTGCCGTACAACGTGGCGCCCGAGGGACTTCTGCACCACGAGACGATCGAGGACGAGTACGCGGACGAGAACCAACCCGACCTGGACGACGGGTACGGCGACGGAGAGACGTACGGACCGGAGGTTGACGTGTGGAGCGCCGGGTGCATCTTCGCGGAGCTTCGCCTGGGACACTCCCTCTTCAACAAGTTCTCGTACGCTCAgggcgcgaggacgctgGACCAGCTGCTGTCCATATTCAAAGTGTTtggcaccccgcgcgccgccacctgGGACGACGTGGATCACTTGGAGGGTTGGAGTGGGGACTCGTACCCACGCTGGATGCCCCGGTCGCTTCTCGACGTGTTCCCCGACGGTTCCATCGGGCCGCTCTCCGCCGACCTGCTCTGGCGCCTCATGGCCCTCGACCCGAGAAAGAGGATAACGGCCAGGCAGGCGCTGCGCCACCCTTACTTCACCGCACCCATCGATGCGGACGCGAGTGGGTTTGTCAGGGGAGCGAACCGAACCGCGCCCGGAGTCGTCCATGCCGTGGCCCGAGGGACCAAGCGGCCCATCCGAAagaggcgggcgcgagagGGGACaaacgacgccgacgacgacgccgacgcaaACCGGGAACGGGCGAAGGATCGCGGGCGGGAACGGGCCGATGATGAGGAGAAGGAATGCaacgaggatgaggaggcggacgcggggcggtggacgcgagagGTTGGGGCCGCGGCTGAGGCCGAGTCGCCCTCAGACAAGACCGACGCAGCAATCCGAAAGGAACTCGTCAAGCTGGGTCTTCCTCTGGGTAGCTCCGTCGTCGGTCGGTACGTGATCGACTTTACGAGCCCACTGACGAGACAACGGTGGGCGTTTGGAATCATCGTTGGCTACGACAAGGGGGAAAACATGTACACAGTCGAGTGTGCCGATACCCCTACGGTTCGCCTTTCCTTCACTGAGGAAGACGTGATCCGGCATTTGTTGATATGA
- a CDS encoding predicted protein, producing the protein MGGPPYQVFVGNVPYDATEERLRDMFSEVGPVHDFRLVTDRETGKLKGYGFCEYMDLATAESAKRNLNGREYNGRNLRVDFADAADREAFAKKAGGAGGGGGAPINYDTPIGGPHAAAGGAQMSAAGMGQGGGMDQITNRISEMSPAQLFSVMNQLKQLIGQDQTGARQLLVQNPQLTLAIFQAQLTLGMTKAPGAVQNGQGIPGDGAPLPGPPRPMGGYPGNPAPGYGAPPPPPPGQQGYGMGGGVMRPGPPPGPPAVGGVAPLPPPQMSQMGGMDQQQALLQQVMSMTPEQMAMLPPDQRQQVEMLRQLASQQMM; encoded by the exons ATGGGCGGACCCCCTTACCAAGTCTTCGTCGGGAACGTCCCGTACGATGCCACCGAGGAGCGTCTGCGAGACATGTTCAGCGAGGTCGGACCCGTGCACGACTTCAG GCTCGTCACCGATCGTGAAACTGGCAAGCTCAAGGGCTACGGCTTCTGCGAGTACATGGACCTGGCgaccgcggagagcgccaAGAGGAACCTGAACGGCCGGGAGTACAACGGCAGAAACCTGAGGGTGGATTttgcggacgccgcggatcgcgaggcgttcgccaagaaggcgggcggcgcgggggggggcggcggggcgccgatCAACTACGACACGCCCATCGGCGGGCCACACGCCGCAGCGGGCGGGGCGCagatgtccgccgcggggatgggTCAGGGGGGCGGGATGGACCAGATCACAAACAGGATCTCGGAGATGTCGCCCGCGCAGCTGTTCTCGGTGATGAACCAGCTCAAGCAGCTCATCGGGCAGGACCAAACCGGGGCCAGACAGCTGCTGGTTCAGAACCCGCAGCTCACGTTGGCCATCTTCCAGGCGCAGCTCACGCTGGGGATGACCaaggcgccgggggcggttCAGAACGGTCAGGGCATCCCGGGAGACGGCGCGCCCCTGccgggcccgccgcggccgatggGCGGCTACCCAGGCAATCCCGCGCCCGGCTACGGAgcccctcccccgccgccgcccggtcaACAGGGTTacggcatgggcggcggcgtgatgCGTCCGGGTCCTCCCCCGGGACCGCCGGCGGTTGGCGGCGTggcgccgttgccgccgccgcagatgTCGCAGATGGGGGGCATGGATCAGCAGCAGGCGCTGCTGCAGCAGGTGATGAGCATGACCCCGGAGCAGATGGCGATGCTGCCACCGGATCAGAGGCAACAGGTGGAGATGCTCAGACAGCTCGCCTCGCAGCAGATGATGTGA
- a CDS encoding predicted protein (Encodes a SWAP domain-containing protein with hydroxyproline-rich glycoprotein (HRGP) motifs) encodes MSGMEVAKTASEVVDVELQDRSVNVDGGTAIRLETQTHAVGIIQPPPDIRAIVDKTAQFVARNGPDFEKRILGSEKNNQKFNFLLPTDPYNAYYQSKIAAFKEEAAGGDAAAVQAKAEEAAKAAAEKSGIAVVAGTGSARAKVLQAPAKAEYSVDVPPGITSLDLDVIKLTAQFVARNGKTFLTGLTSREHSNPQFNFLKPTHSMFGFFTSLADAYSKVLMPPKGLSEQLKKDEDKSALLERALQRLEWDRTQEAAKKQEDDELEREREAMAAIDWHDFVVVETIDFFDEEDEELPMPLTLRDVVTQLRDADAETQADGAAAGTAEEDDAAADVEMDEDEKDMIREGVAAGAAPSGVSGPEPSMKIVRNYKKPEQIAAEAKAKASGGVDATKFAVSPITGELIAVDQMAEHMRISLIDPKWKVQKEAMLAKLRDSTMANDEEVATNVLMLARTRPDIFGTTDEEVSTAIKESIESKKKLGSGAGATTETAGGGSLPSAPIPPPPPPARTAVPAPPATPMMPPAVPPPPVMAPPPPTAAGPALKSAPAVPMPPPVSTLRPLGPGIAAPPPPVAAPVAPPAPPPVAPPEDDDEPGTKKRKVGEMELDSEEDFLAANGGSGVIKVTFPSVDGDDNLNGQTVDLNVDSLSTPVSELKKLIKEAAGGLAANKQKISVPGLGFFTDKNSLAYYNIKYGTTLQLSLKERGGRKK; translated from the exons ATGAGCGGGATGGAGGTCGCCAAGACCGCCTCAGAGGTGGTGGATGTG GAACTCCAGGATCGCTCGGTGAATGTGGACGGCGGCACAGCGATCAGGCTGGAGACCCAGACCCACGCCGTGGGCATCATCCAGCCGCCGCCAGATATCCGCGCAATCGTGGACAAGACCGCCCAGTTCGTGGCGAGGAACGGACCGGACTTCGAGAAGCGCATCCTGGGAAGCGAGAAGAACAACCAAAAGTTCAACTTTTTGCTTCCCACCGATCCTTACAACGCTTACTACCAGAGCaagatcgccgcgttcaaggaggaggcggcaggcggagacgcggcggcggtgcaggccaaggctgaggaggccgccaaggccgcgGCCGAGAAGTCCGGCATCGCCGTCGTGGCGGGCACCGGCTCCGCAAGGGCGAAAGTCCTCCAGGCtcccgccaaggctgagtaCAGCGTGGACGTGCCGCCCGGGATAACGTCGCTCGATCTGGACGTGATCAAGCTGACGGCGCAGTTCGTGGCGAGAAACGGCAAGACGTTCCTCACGGGCCTGACGAGCAGGGAGCACAGCAACCCCCAGTTCAACTTTCTGAAGCCGACGCACTCCATGTTTGGGTTTTtcacctccctcgccgacgcgtacTCCAAGGTGTTGATGCCCCCCAAGGGTCTCTCGGAGCAGCtcaagaaggacgaggacaagtccgcgctgctggagcgcgcgctgcagaGGCTCGAGTGGGACAGAACGCAAGAAGCTGCCAAGAAACaagaggacgacgagctcgagaggGAACGCGAAGCCATGGCCGCGATCGACTGGCACgatttcgtcgtcgtcgagactATCGATTttttcgacgaggaggacgaggagctgCCCATGCCCTTAACCCTGCGCGATGTGGTGACCcagctgcgcgacgccgatgcgGAGACGCAGGCGgacggagccgcggcgggcaccgCGGAAGAGGATGATGCGGCGGCAGACGTGGAGATGGACGAAGACGAGAAGGATATGATCCGGGAGGgtgtcgcggcgggcgcagCGCCAAGCGGCGTTTCTGGCCCGGAGCCGTCCATGAAGATCGTTCGCAACTACAAGAAGCCCGAgcagatcgccgcggaggcgaaggcgaaggctTCCGGGGGGGTGGACGCCACCAAGTTCGCCGTGTCGCCAATCAccggcgagctcatcgccgtgGACCAGATGGCAGAGCACATGAGGATCTCGCTCATCGACCCCAAGTGGAAGGTGCAGAAGGAGGCGATGCTGGCGAAACTGAGAGACAGCACCATGGCGAACGATGAGGAGGTCGCGACGAACGTGCTGATGCTGGCGCGTACCAGACCGGACATTTTCGGCAccacggacgaggaggtcaGCACCGCGATCAAGGAGTCAATCGAGAGCAAGAAGAAGCTCGGAAGTGGGGCTGGTGCGACGACAGagacggcggggggcggcagTCTGCCTTCGGCACCCAtccctccaccgcctcctccggcgcggacggcggtaCCCGCGCCTCCGGCGACTCCGATGAtgccgccagctgtgccgccgccgcccgtgatggcgccgccgcccccgacggctGCCGGTCCCGCGCTCaagtccgcgcccgccgtcccGATGCCTCCGCCCGTCTCAACGCTTCGACCCCTCGGCCCCGGCATCGCcgcccctccccctcccGTGGCGGCTCCCGTcgctcctcccgctcctccccccgtcgcccctcccgaagacgacgacgagccgggTACGAAGAAGCGGAAGGTTGGAGAGATGGAGTTGGATTCCGAAGAGGatttcctcgccgccaacggGGGCTCTGGAGTTATCAAGGTGACGTTCCCCagcgtggacggcgacgacaacCTGAACGGGCAGACGGTGGATCTGAACGTTGACTCCCTGAGCACACCGGTGTCGGAGCTCAAGAAGCTCATCAAGGAAGCCGCCGGGGGTCTCGCGGCGAACAAGCAGAAGATATCCGTCCCTGGGCTGGGCTTCTTCACTGACAAAAACTCGCTGGCGTACTACAACATCAAGTACGGGACCACGCTGCAGCTTAGCCTAAAGGAGCGTGGCGGACGTAAAAAGTAG
- the CHLL2 gene encoding magnesium-chelatase subunit chli-like protein chloroplast precursor (TargeT and ChloroP predict 33aa cTP) gives MSAMATIQLAGAPLVARRGSAKKASKANRRAMRCNAATAAEVEGKVISYPFVKLVGQEELKLALILNVIDSRIGGCLIMGDRGTGKSVAVRALSDLLPEIDVVEGDAFNSSPTDPQLMGPEALEAFKAGLELTWAKMKVPMVEVPLGTTEDRICGTIDIEKALAEGVKAYDAGLLARANRGLLYIDEVNLLDDSLVDVVLDSAAGGWNTVEREGISITHPAKFIMIGSGNPEEGELRPQLLDRFGMACNIATIFDQKQRIELVKNRMAYEADPEAFAASCKAETDELKAKISAAQKILPNVTMDRDLALKISGVCALVDVDGLRGDIVVTRAAKALVAYEGRDVVTEDDIKRVIGPCLSHRLRKDPLDTMDGSFKVMLGFNKVFNGSALKDFSAAMEEGVKDPEEEQRKEEEAKAKEEAAAAPKKAGAWGGLPGFGR, from the exons ATGTCCGCCATGGCGACCATCCAGCTGGCCGGCGCccccctcgtcgcccgccgcggctccgccaagaaggcctCCAAGGCTAACCGAAGGGCGATGCGATGCAACGctgccaccgccgcggaggtcgaGGGGAAGGTCATCAGCTACCCCTTCGTCAAGCTCGTCGGtcaggaggagctcaagctcGCGCTCATTCTCAACGTCATC GATTCCCGCATCGGTGGCTGCCTCATCATGGGCGACCGCGGCACTGGCAagtccgtcgccgttcgcgccctcTCCGATCTCCTCCCCGagatcgacgtcgtcgagggcgacgccttCAACTCGTCCCCGACGGATCCCCAGCTCATGGGccccgaggcgctggaggcgttCAAGGCCGGCCTTGAGCTCACCTGGGCTAAGATGAAGGTTCCCATGGTGGAGGTTCCCCTCGGCACCACCGAGGACAGGATCTGCGGTACCATCGACATCGAgaaggcgctggcggagggcGTCAAGGCGTATGACGCCGGCCTCCTGGCTCGCGCCAACCGCGGCTTGCTCTACATCGACGAGGTGAACCTTCTGGACGACTCGCTCGTGGACGTGGTGCtggactccgccgcgggcgggtggaacaccgtcgagcgcgagggtaTCTCCATCACCCACCCGGCTAAGTTTATCATGATTGGATCGGGCAAcccggaggagggcgagctcCGCCCCCAGCTTCTGGACCGCTTCGGCATGGCGTGCAACATCGCCACCATCTTCGATCAGAAGCAGAGGATCGAGCTGGTGAAGAACCGCATGGCGTACGAGGCGGACCcggaggcgttcgccgcgtcgtgcaAGGCTGAGAcggacgagctcaaggctaAGATTTCCGCGGCGCAGAAGATCCTCCCCAACGTCACGATGGACCGGGACCTGGCGCTCAAGATCTCCGGCGTGtgcgcgctcgtggacgtcgacggactCCGCGGCGATATCGTcgtgacccgcgcggcgaaggcgctcgtggcgtaCGAGGGACGCGATGTGGTGACCGAGGACGACATCAAGCGCGTCATCGGCCCGTGCCTCAGCCACCGCCTTCGCAAGGATCCTCTGGACACCATGGACGGATCCTTCAAGGTCATGCTGGGCTTCAACAAGGTGTTCAACGGCTCCGCGCTCAAGGACTTCAGCGCCGCCATGGAAGAGGGCGTGAAGgaccccgaggaggagcagcgcaaggaggaggaggccaaggcaAAGGaagaggctgccgcggcgccgaagaaggCTGGAGCTTGGGGCGGACTTCCCGGGTTTGGCCGCTAA
- a CDS encoding predicted protein: MTAGLSDNWDDAEGYYRARMGEVLDGRYQVMESHGRGVFSTVVKAKDLAQKAGYSEVALKVIRANETMYKAAQLEITVLKKLMDADPENKRHCVRFLRSFEFRDHVFMVFESMHMNLREVIKKYGRDVGLNVHGVRSFATQMLIALRHLKNCGVVHADIKPDNILVNKSHNVIKICDFGSAMFDGDNEITPYLQSRFYRAPEVILGLPYSHPMDLWSIGCCLYELYMGKIAFQGRSNNEMMKKFIEAKGPVPRKLLRRAAFRDNHYNHEGVFSVVEDDPVTRQAIRRLIRDAKPVKELSAVLAAHDKNLGEAERRKVSQLADLLDKIFTFDPEKRITVTHALTHPFIKEGIAAPLP, from the exons atgACCGCGGGACTGAGCGATAactgggacgacgcggaggggtACTACCGGGCGAGGATGGGCGAGGTGTTGGACGGGCGGTACCAGGTGATGGAGagccacgggcgcggggtgtTCTCCACCGTGGTCAAGGCGAAGGACCTGGCGCAAAAGGCCGGC taCTCGGAGGTTGCGCTGAAGGTGATCCGCGCCAACGAGACCATGTACAAggcggcgcagctcgagaTTACGGTGCTGAAGAAGCTGATGGACGCGGACCCGGAGAACAAGAGGCACTGCGTCAGGTTCCTGCGATCGTTCGAGTTCAGGGACCACGTGTTCATGGTGTTCGAGTCCATGCACATGAACCTGAGGGAGGTTATCAAGAAGtacggccgcgacgtcggtcTGAACGTGCACGGCGTCCGGTCGTTTGCCACCCAGATGCTCATCGCGCTGCGTCACCTCAAGAACTGCGGCGTGGTCCACGCGGACATCAAGCCGGACAATATTCTGGTCAACAAGTCCCACAACGTCATCAAGATATGCGACTTTGGCAGCGCCATGTTCGACGGGGATAACGAGATCACCCCTTACCTCCAGTCCAGGTTCTACAGGGCGCCCGAGGTGATCCTGGGTCTGCCTTACTCTCATCCCATGGACCTGTGGAGCATCGGGTGCTGCCTGTACGAGCTGTACATGGGCAAGATAGCGTTCCAGGGTCGGTCCAACAACGAGATGATGAAAAAGTTCATCGAGGCAAAGGGACCGGTGCCGCGCAAGCTGCTGCGGAGGGCGGCGTTCAGGGACAACCACTACAACCATGAGGGCGTTTTCAGCGTGGTGGAGGACGATCCGGTGACGCGCCAGGCAATCCGGCGGCTCATTCGCGACGCTAAGCCGGTCAAGGAGCTCAGCGCGGTGCTCGCAGCGCACGATAAGAACCTGGGCGAGGCTGAGCGACGCAAGGTGTCCCAGCTCGCGGACCTGCTGGATAAGATATTCACCTTCGACCCGGAGAAGCGGATCACGGTCACGCACGCGCTGACGCATCCGTTCATCAAGgagggcatcgccgcgcccctgcCGTGA